A genomic segment from Janthinobacterium sp. 64 encodes:
- the xrtB gene encoding exosortase B — MQTSSLSSRDAVIPWWRAAIPEWGPVVVGLLALYVPSFYDLITGLWMSEEQAHGPIILVLSTWLLYRKWPEMMARTEGQPSSRAGWIVAVVGLVMYVLGRSQQFSIFEIGSYIVLLAAVLLIKRGTLALRIMWFPLFFMLFMIPLPGILVAMLTMPMKTAVSYVTEHVLFFLGYPIARSGVILQMGQYQLMVADACAGLHTLFTLEALGLFYLNLVRHTSALRNGVLAILIVPISFTANVIRVMTLTLITYYFGDAAGQGFLHGFAGMVLFISALLLILGVDWLLQSYVQRREKKHA; from the coding sequence ATGCAAACCTCTTCCTTAAGCTCGCGCGACGCCGTGATACCGTGGTGGAGGGCCGCCATTCCCGAATGGGGACCGGTCGTGGTCGGTTTGCTGGCCCTGTACGTCCCGTCCTTTTATGACCTGATCACAGGTTTGTGGATGAGCGAGGAGCAGGCGCATGGCCCGATCATCCTCGTGCTGTCGACCTGGCTGCTGTACCGCAAGTGGCCGGAAATGATGGCAAGAACGGAAGGCCAGCCTTCGTCCAGGGCCGGCTGGATCGTCGCCGTGGTGGGCCTGGTCATGTATGTGCTGGGCCGCTCGCAACAGTTTTCCATCTTTGAAATCGGCTCCTACATCGTCCTGCTGGCGGCAGTGCTGCTGATCAAGCGCGGTACCCTGGCCTTGCGCATCATGTGGTTTCCCCTGTTCTTCATGCTGTTCATGATTCCCTTGCCCGGCATCCTGGTGGCGATGTTGACGATGCCGATGAAGACGGCTGTGTCGTATGTCACTGAACATGTGCTGTTTTTCCTTGGTTATCCGATCGCCCGCAGCGGCGTGATTTTGCAGATGGGCCAATATCAGTTGATGGTAGCAGATGCCTGCGCCGGTTTGCACACGCTGTTTACGCTCGAAGCCCTGGGTTTGTTCTACCTCAATCTGGTGCGCCATACGTCTGCCCTGCGCAACGGCGTGCTGGCCATACTGATCGTGCCGATTTCCTTTACGGCCAATGTGATCCGCGTGATGACCTTGACCCTGATTACGTATTATTTCGGCGACGCGGCAGGGCAGGGCTTCCTGCATGGTTTTGCCGGCATGGTGCTGTTCATATCGGCCCTGTTGCTGATCCTGGGCGTTGATTGGCTGTTGCAGTCGTATGTGCAGCGGCGGGAGAAAAAACATGCTTGA
- the epsI gene encoding exosortase-associated protein EpsI, B-type codes for MLDTLQGMQRKTLFAGLLLGLLMVSTSVLTKIVTPTVKMSEGKPMLDLTALVPAEFGEWHEERDTAAAVVNPEAEAALAKIYTQTLARTYVNAAGERILLSVAYGDDQRGEATQAHRPEICYTAQGFAITSNDVGLLKAAERNIPVRRLVAVSGSRNEPITYWVTVGDRATLPGVGRKLLQLFYGLGGKVPDGLLFRVSSIQADKTAAYALQDQFVNALFAHIGKAPTEKLAGKFDD; via the coding sequence ATGCTTGATACACTGCAAGGTATGCAGCGCAAGACGCTGTTCGCAGGCCTGCTGCTGGGCCTGCTGATGGTATCGACCTCGGTGCTGACGAAGATAGTGACGCCGACGGTCAAGATGTCCGAAGGCAAGCCCATGCTGGACCTGACGGCGCTGGTGCCGGCCGAGTTTGGCGAGTGGCATGAAGAGCGCGATACGGCCGCCGCCGTGGTCAACCCGGAAGCCGAGGCTGCGCTGGCGAAGATTTACACGCAAACGCTGGCGCGCACCTATGTGAACGCCGCTGGGGAACGCATCTTGCTGTCGGTCGCTTATGGCGATGACCAGCGCGGCGAAGCGACACAGGCACACCGCCCCGAAATTTGCTATACGGCGCAAGGCTTCGCCATCACCAGCAATGACGTGGGCCTGCTGAAGGCGGCCGAGCGCAACATTCCCGTGCGCCGTCTGGTGGCAGTCAGTGGCAGCCGCAATGAGCCGATTACCTACTGGGTTACCGTCGGCGACCGCGCCACCTTGCCTGGCGTGGGACGCAAGCTGCTCCAGCTGTTCTATGGCTTGGGCGGCAAGGTGCCCGATGGCTTGCTGTTCCGCGTCTCGAGCATCCAGGCCGACAAGACGGCGGCATATGCGTTGCAGGATCAGTTCGTCAATGCCCTGTTTGCCCATATCGGCAAGGCGCCGACGGAAAAACTGGCCGGCAAGTTCGATGACTAG
- a CDS encoding polysaccharide polymerase codes for MTLYARPPRASQPNAGEESNKRHLLLAILIAATVYQAVLCFVHTHFFKASTALVAFSELCIYVTCAVLLLRRIELSFVAILTLIASYLLLLALLRSSLDPKGFRDIIILVLFYFLGRNFGDEKFADRLLKIIIYIVLAVGFFELLLVDVYSKLFNVYSYYLAQGNISTSTNWAEGSTLALNGIRPAGIGRTILPFLLGSHRVSSVFLEPVSLGNFAVIVAAWGLSKGREQWRSMAFFLGAAAIMITLADSRYGLVTVGLMVLMRLLFSGRGNRLVMILPFVCGVILILFGLYYDGRYSDNIPGRLYSSGITMVRFGTAEIFGLAGYNINFGDMGYSIILTRFGLFGCVVLWIGLWMIKMRDEHGERFRTYIVIYMSLILCISGTSLFALKSAGVLWFLLGCCAVRDKKWLTSPLRSGQFVAGKAHYAD; via the coding sequence ATGACTCTCTACGCCCGCCCCCCCCGCGCCAGCCAGCCCAACGCTGGCGAGGAGAGCAACAAGCGCCATTTGTTGCTGGCCATCCTGATCGCCGCCACCGTTTACCAGGCCGTGCTGTGCTTTGTGCATACGCATTTCTTCAAGGCATCGACGGCGCTGGTGGCGTTTTCCGAGCTGTGCATCTACGTCACCTGTGCCGTGCTGCTGTTGCGCCGCATCGAACTGTCTTTCGTGGCCATCCTGACCCTGATCGCCTCGTATTTGCTGCTGCTGGCCTTGCTGCGCAGTTCGCTCGATCCCAAGGGTTTCCGCGACATTATCATCCTGGTGCTCTTCTACTTTCTCGGGCGCAATTTCGGTGATGAGAAATTCGCCGACCGGCTGTTGAAAATTATTATCTATATCGTGCTGGCGGTGGGCTTTTTCGAGTTGCTGCTGGTCGACGTGTACTCCAAGCTGTTCAATGTGTATTCGTATTACCTGGCGCAAGGCAATATCTCGACCAGTACCAACTGGGCCGAAGGCAGCACCCTGGCGCTGAACGGCATCCGCCCGGCCGGCATCGGCCGCACCATCCTGCCTTTCCTGCTGGGCAGCCACCGCGTTTCGTCCGTATTTCTCGAACCCGTTTCGCTCGGCAACTTTGCCGTGATCGTGGCCGCATGGGGCTTGTCCAAGGGCCGCGAGCAATGGCGTTCGATGGCCTTTTTCCTCGGCGCCGCCGCCATCATGATCACGCTGGCCGATTCGCGCTATGGCCTGGTGACTGTCGGCTTGATGGTGCTGATGCGCCTGCTTTTTTCGGGACGCGGCAATCGCCTGGTGATGATCCTGCCTTTCGTGTGCGGCGTCATCCTGATCCTGTTCGGCCTGTACTACGATGGGCGCTACAGTGACAACATTCCTGGCCGCCTGTATTCGAGCGGCATTACCATGGTGCGTTTCGGCACGGCGGAGATTTTCGGACTGGCCGGCTACAACATCAACTTCGGCGACATGGGCTATTCCATCATCCTGACGCGCTTTGGCCTGTTTGGCTGCGTGGTGCTGTGGATCGGCCTGTGGATGATCAAGATGCGCGACGAACACGGCGAGCGCTTCCGTACCTACATCGTTATCTATATGTCGCTGATCCTGTGCATCAGCGGTACCTCCCTGTTCGCGCTGAAGTCGGCTGGCGTCCTCTGGTTCTTGCTCGGCTGTTGCGCCGTGCGCGACAAGAAATGGCTGACCTCTCCGCTGCGCTCCGGCCAATTTGTTGCCGGGAAAGCCCATTATGCCGATTAA
- a CDS encoding glycosyltransferase family 4 protein encodes MEDVVQNIAHYQARCHGHIPTIITLNRVFVNPADILPAEEVVNGVRVIRIPYSGSTRYPFSPGVVRLLGDYDVVHVHGVDFAYDYLAATRWLHRRPLVASTHGGFFHTSFASRLKTIFFHTVTRATSHAYARVVGTSDNDGNVFGKIIKAPRLTVIENGVNVEKYHAKGSATKLPCIMYFGRWSSNKGLKETLDLFAGLAARHPEWRLVIAGREYDLSRADLEALAREKGIAERVSIVANPSDAQLAELMSQSSYYICLSRHEGFGIAAIEAMSAGLTPVLSDIPPFRNLLEKAQLGILHTGDVAQTVAAIAAAHAQDQDAYAARRMQLQHFSEQYSWNHIGGRYVAIYEELLRKRK; translated from the coding sequence ATGGAAGATGTCGTACAAAATATTGCCCATTACCAAGCCCGTTGCCACGGCCACATTCCCACCATCATCACGCTGAACCGTGTATTCGTGAACCCGGCCGACATCCTGCCGGCAGAAGAGGTGGTCAATGGCGTGCGCGTGATCCGCATCCCCTACTCGGGCTCCACGCGCTATCCGTTCTCGCCCGGCGTGGTGCGGCTGCTGGGCGACTATGACGTGGTGCACGTGCATGGCGTCGATTTTGCCTATGATTACCTGGCCGCCACCAGGTGGCTGCACCGACGTCCGCTGGTTGCCTCCACCCATGGCGGCTTCTTCCATACCAGTTTCGCCTCGCGCCTGAAGACGATCTTCTTCCATACCGTCACGCGCGCCACCTCGCACGCGTATGCGCGCGTGGTCGGCACCAGCGACAACGATGGCAATGTGTTCGGCAAGATCATCAAGGCGCCGCGCCTGACGGTGATTGAAAACGGCGTCAATGTGGAAAAGTACCACGCCAAGGGTTCCGCCACGAAGTTGCCGTGCATCATGTATTTCGGGCGCTGGTCGTCGAACAAGGGGTTGAAGGAAACGCTGGACCTGTTTGCCGGACTGGCCGCGCGCCATCCTGAATGGCGCCTGGTGATTGCCGGGCGCGAGTATGACCTCAGCCGTGCCGACCTGGAAGCGCTGGCGCGCGAGAAGGGGATTGCCGAACGCGTCAGCATCGTCGCCAATCCCAGCGATGCGCAACTGGCCGAGCTGATGTCGCAGTCGAGCTACTATATTTGCCTGTCGCGTCATGAAGGCTTTGGCATCGCCGCCATCGAAGCGATGAGCGCGGGCTTGACGCCCGTGCTCAGCGATATTCCGCCATTTCGCAATCTGCTGGAAAAGGCGCAGCTCGGTATCTTGCACACTGGCGACGTGGCCCAGACGGTGGCGGCAATTGCCGCCGCGCATGCGCAAGACCAGGATGCGTACGCGGCGCGGCGCATGCAATTGCAGCATTTTTCCGAGCAGTACAGCTGGAATCATATCGGCGGGCGCTACGTGGCCATCTATGAAGAACTGCTGCGCAAGCGAAAGTAA